CCTTCCACTTCCGACAGGCTGCCCAACACCGCGTCGAGGGAAGTATGGGCCTTGATGAGATTGTTGAAAAATTCCGGACAATCGGCGAGCATGAGCAGAACCTTGCAGACACAGTCCTTCACCTCGCGTTCCGTCAGATTTTTGCGTTTTTCGGTCAGCTGATCCAGACGCGCCCTACATTCCGAATTGACGTCGGCCGCATAAGCGTACCACACCATCAAGTTTTCCGGCGAGGGGGGGTAATGGTGGGCCTCCATCAGGCGAAGCGCCTTAGTGACCGTTTCCAGCGCCTTGAGATAGTCTTCCATATTTAAACCTGATTTATACTTAATCTATACGCTGTTTATATGCCGGGCAGGTTGTATAAGCGAGTCAATATTTTTTTGTTCTCGCCGGCGGAAAGCGCACGGTGACTGTGGTCCCCACGCCGGCTTCGCTGGTAATTTCAAGGGCGCCGCCATGAAGTTCGGCGAGGGCTTTGGTCAGCGGCACGCCGAGGCCGGTCCCTTCCTGTTCGCGCACCATGATGTCGTCGATCTGACCAAAAGGCAGGAATACCTTCGGGATGTCCTCGGGCGCGATGCCGACGCCGGTGTCAATAACCCGCAACAGGACGGCGTTGTCACGGTTGAGCGCCGCCTCCACGATGACCGATCCCTCTTCGGGGGTGAACTTGACGGCATTGGTCAGCAGGTTCAGGAGGATTTGCTTCAGGCGCAAACGGTCGGCGAACAGGTTAGGGAATCCGTCCGGGATATTCGCCGACAACAGGACGCCATGCGTTTGTGCATGTTCCCTCACGAAATCGAGCGAAGACAGGATTTCCTTGCGGACGTCCAATTCTTCTTCCTTCAGTTCCTGCGCTCCCGCCTCAACCTTCGAGATGTCCAACAGGTCATTGATGACCTGAAGCAGGTGCTTCCCCGCGCTATGGATGTCCGCTGCATAGCCGACATAGGCCGGGACGCCGATGGCGCCGAGCATTTCCATCCGCATCATCTCGGAAAAGCCGAGGATGGCGTTCAGGGGGGTACGCAGTTCGTGGCTCATGTTGGTGAGAAAGAAGGTCTTGGCGCGACTGGCCGCGAGGGCTTCGTCGCGGGCCAGCGCCAGTTGATCGGCTATGGCGGAGATTTTTGCCGCCTGGGTCTCGATCCTGTACTTGGCATCCTGGAGTTCCAGCACCCTGTTTTTGGAGTTCTCTTCGCTTTCCTTGAGTTTTTGCTCTATCCGGTACTTATAGAGGGCGACTTCGATGGTGGCCGACAGCGTCTCCCGGGAGAAAGGCTTCAGCACATAGCCGAACGGCTCCGCCTTCTTGGCCCGCTCCAGGAACGCCTCCTCTCCATGGGCGGTTACGAACACCACCGGGATATTGAACCGTCTGCGGATTTCCTCCGCCGCCTCAATGCCGTCCCTTTTCCCTTCCAGGATGATGTCCATCAGCACCAGATCAGGTTTATCGCTATCGGCCAAACGAATTGCCTCTTCGCAGGAAGGGGCGATTCCAATCACCGTAAAGCCCAGGTTCGTCAATATCCGCAGTTCGTCCAGGGCGGTGATAGGCTCGTCCTCGACCACCAGGAGGCGTTCCTTGGTCATGACTCCTCTCCATGCGCACGAAGGCGCGAAGACGCGAAGTCGTCATGACCATTGACGATCCGCCGAACGTTCTCTGTTTCTTCAATCCTCATGACGGATTGCCCCTCTTCCTGCTTTCGCGCCTTTGCGTGAAACAGGGCCAAACTCGACCGCCAGGATGCGCTCCTCGGTCATGGCTCCTCTCCATGCACGCGAAGGCGCGAAGACGCGAAGTCGTCATGACCGTTGACGATCCGCCGGACGTTCTCTGTTTTTTCAATCCTCATGACGGATTGCCTCTCTTTTTGCTTTCGCGTCTTCGCGTGAAACATGGTCGAACTCGACCACCAGGATGCGCTCCTTGGTCATGGCTCCTCTCCATGCACGCGAAGGCGCGAAGACGCGAAGTCGTCATGACCATTGACGATCCGCCGGACGCCCTCCTTGAAGGTCGTCATACCGAAATTCATCAGCAGACCCAGGGGCAAGTTCATTAATCTAAGGTAAGTCAAAATCTGCTTGCCGTGTACGGGCGCTGTTTTTTCAATCGACTTTAACTCAATGAGCAATTGTCTCTCGATCAACAGATCGACCCGGAAAGCATCCTCGAATCGCATATCATCGAAGGTGAATGAAATCGGTTCTTGCCGTTCGACATGCAGTCCGCGCTTTTCAAGCGCCCTGAACAGGACGGTTTCATAAACCGATTCCAGCAACCCCGGGCCGAGTTCCCGGTGTATGTGAAAACCGCAATCCACGGCAGCGCGGGCAAGTTCTTCAATCCTCATGACGGATTGCCCCTCTTCCTGCTTTCGCGTCTTCGCGTGAAACAGGGCCGAACGGGTCATGGCTGTTTTCCCTTGAAGACGATGCCGAACCGGGTTCCGTTCGAGCGATCCACCTCCACCTTCCCGCCCAGCTTGCCGGCCAACGCCGTCACCAATTGCAGGCCCAGCGTCCCGCACCGGCTCAAATCGAAGTCCTTGGGCAGACCGGCGCCGTCATCGGCCACCGCCAGTTCGATCATGCCGCCGTCCCGCAGCTTCATGGAAACCCCGATCACGCCGCCCCGATCATCCGGAAAGGCGTGTTTCAGGGCGTTGGAAATCAACTCGCTGACGATCTGCCCGATGGGGACGGCCTGGTCGATGTCGAGGACGATATCGTCCACGTCCTCGCGGAACACAATATTCCCGGAAGCTCCGATATGGCTCTCTCTCATGTCCATGATGATCGAACACAGGTAACCTCCCGACCCGATGTGGGCCATGTCGT
This sequence is a window from Rhodospirillales bacterium RIFCSPLOWO2_02_FULL_58_16. Protein-coding genes within it:
- a CDS encoding Fe3+ hydroxamate ABC transporter substrate-binding protein, which codes for MRIEELARAAVDCGFHIHRELGPGLLESVYETVLFRALEKRGLHVERQEPISFTFDDMRFEDAFRVDLLIERQLLIELKSIEKTAPVHGKQILTYLRLMNLPLGLLMNFGMTTFKEGVRRIVNGHDDFASSRLRVHGEEP